The following are from one region of the Synechococcus sp. CBW1108 genome:
- a CDS encoding chloride channel protein, translating into MQRSGLKPEAGEPSARPYQWNLLAWAALVGILTGLAVVGFHELLGFINNGLFGPFVDGLLSFGRAQPPQPPLELPPLPPDTGTPLKALLQVGLGGLGFLPPPPAAPQPAVLPVSLLPDWIRLWPVVVVPTLGGLAVGLLRRYGGELGPGLPSLMAMADGALPAQPRLPLLRLLGASVSLGSGASLGPEGPSVESGGNLGLWVALRGGLSPQSQKALVAAGVAAGLAAGFKAPIAGVFFAFEGSFSAIQGRPSLRAVLVAAVASSLVTQLLLGDTPILRLPAYEVRSPLELPLYLGLGLVASLMSWALVSLLAAGRSERLQTWLAKLPPGVPTAVGGACVGLIALGFPQVLGVGYDTVEALLGSNGGVPLLTLLVLLGVKLLATGISNATGFVGGGFAPALVLGAVLGNCYGQLLGESGLHLPVAEPPAYAMVGMAAVLAGSARAPLTALLLLFELTRDIRIVLPLMAAAGLSAALVERWQGLADPGLLGPDPIEEQRRRQLAALPVAEAFEPEAPLVLPAELAASQALRQLVDAHGHCLVVAEGSWVVGLVTLADLQRALNAEPRPTQTGTETTPKVPTMLKLIDCRRGDLVWLPLDAQLAELEDQLTPNGLRQVPVFDVQDARTAALPHGLPNPGLPVAALRGLASRDGMARALARSSSLVRNSAEADG; encoded by the coding sequence TTGCAACGGTCCGGCCTGAAGCCTGAAGCCGGCGAGCCCTCAGCTCGCCCTTACCAGTGGAACCTGCTGGCCTGGGCCGCCTTGGTCGGCATTCTGACGGGCCTGGCCGTGGTGGGCTTCCATGAATTGCTGGGCTTCATCAACAACGGCCTGTTCGGACCATTCGTAGATGGGTTGCTCTCCTTTGGTCGGGCCCAACCGCCCCAGCCGCCGCTTGAGCTCCCCCCCCTACCGCCGGATACGGGCACGCCCCTAAAGGCCCTGCTGCAGGTTGGCCTGGGCGGCCTGGGTTTTCTGCCGCCACCCCCCGCCGCTCCCCAGCCGGCAGTGCTGCCCGTCTCCTTACTGCCCGACTGGATCCGCCTGTGGCCAGTGGTGGTGGTGCCGACCCTGGGGGGCCTGGCCGTGGGTCTGCTGCGCCGCTACGGCGGCGAGCTGGGGCCTGGATTGCCGAGCCTGATGGCCATGGCCGATGGCGCCCTGCCAGCCCAGCCCCGACTCCCCCTGCTGCGCCTGCTGGGCGCCTCCGTGAGCCTGGGCAGTGGCGCCTCCCTCGGCCCGGAGGGACCGAGCGTGGAAAGTGGCGGCAACCTGGGGCTCTGGGTGGCCCTGCGCGGCGGTTTGTCGCCCCAGAGTCAGAAGGCTCTGGTGGCAGCGGGGGTGGCCGCAGGGCTGGCAGCTGGCTTCAAGGCCCCCATTGCCGGTGTTTTCTTTGCCTTTGAGGGCAGCTTCAGCGCCATCCAGGGGCGGCCCAGCCTGAGGGCTGTGCTGGTGGCAGCCGTGGCCTCATCGCTTGTCACCCAATTGCTGCTGGGCGACACGCCGATCCTGAGGCTGCCTGCCTACGAGGTGCGTTCCCCCCTGGAGCTGCCCCTCTACCTGGGGCTCGGCCTGGTCGCCAGCCTGATGTCCTGGGCCCTGGTGAGCCTGTTGGCCGCAGGCCGCAGCGAAAGGCTGCAAACCTGGCTGGCCAAGCTGCCACCCGGGGTGCCCACCGCCGTGGGCGGGGCATGCGTGGGCCTAATCGCCCTTGGCTTTCCCCAGGTACTGGGGGTGGGCTACGACACCGTTGAGGCCCTGCTGGGCAGCAACGGCGGCGTACCGCTGCTCACCTTGCTGGTGCTGCTGGGAGTGAAGCTACTGGCAACGGGCATCAGCAATGCCACCGGATTTGTGGGGGGCGGATTTGCCCCTGCCCTGGTGCTCGGCGCCGTGCTGGGCAACTGCTACGGCCAGCTGCTCGGCGAAAGCGGCCTGCACCTGCCCGTAGCCGAACCTCCCGCCTACGCCATGGTGGGCATGGCCGCGGTGCTGGCCGGCAGTGCCCGGGCGCCGCTTACGGCCCTGCTGCTGCTGTTTGAACTCACCCGCGATATCCGCATCGTGTTGCCGCTGATGGCCGCCGCCGGGCTCAGTGCCGCCCTGGTGGAACGCTGGCAGGGGCTGGCCGATCCGGGCCTGCTCGGCCCCGACCCGATTGAGGAGCAACGTCGCCGCCAACTGGCAGCGTTGCCGGTGGCTGAGGCCTTCGAGCCAGAGGCACCCCTGGTGCTGCCGGCAGAACTGGCGGCCAGTCAAGCCCTGCGCCAGCTGGTCGACGCCCATGGCCACTGCCTGGTGGTGGCAGAGGGATCCTGGGTGGTGGGGCTGGTAACCCTGGCTGATCTGCAGCGGGCCCTCAACGCCGAGCCCAGGCCCACCCAGACCGGTACCGAAACAACCCCCAAGGTGCCAACGATGCTCAAGCTGATCGACTGCCGGCGCGGAGATCTGGTGTGGTTGCCGCTGGACGCCCAGCTGGCCGAACTGGAAGACCAGCTCACCCCCAATGGCCTGCGCCAGGTACCAGTTTTCGATGTGCAGGACGCCAGAACGGCTGCCCTGCCCCATGGATTACCCAATCCCGGGCTGCCTGTGGCTGCACTGCGGGGTCTGGCGAGCCGCGATGGCATGGCAAGGGCCCTGGCCCGGAGCTCCAGCCTGGTCAGGAATTCAGCTGAAGCTGACGGGTAA
- a CDS encoding L,D-transpeptidase yields the protein MLISLVALPLAPLPLATAPLWAAPGPASQPTSQPAPQPAPQPSSREIVLQLGRRTISLRDNGKLISSWPVAIGSPGTPTPLGRFVVQNKVINPKYQSTKSGKINSTVGPNSPLGDRWLGFQQSGPNQYGIHGTPAAWSWTVSSRSPVTNGCVRMLHEHVRKLFDLVEVGTPVIVQR from the coding sequence ATGCTGATCTCTCTGGTGGCACTTCCGCTGGCCCCACTCCCCCTGGCGACCGCCCCGCTCTGGGCAGCGCCGGGGCCAGCCAGCCAGCCAACTAGCCAGCCAGCACCCCAGCCAGCACCCCAACCCAGCAGCCGGGAAATTGTGCTGCAGCTGGGCCGGCGCACCATCAGCCTGCGGGATAACGGCAAGCTGATCAGCAGCTGGCCTGTTGCCATCGGCAGCCCCGGCACCCCCACTCCCCTGGGTCGCTTTGTCGTGCAGAACAAGGTGATTAACCCCAAGTACCAGAGCACCAAAAGCGGCAAGATCAATTCCACCGTGGGGCCCAATAGCCCCCTCGGGGATCGCTGGCTGGGCTTTCAGCAGAGCGGACCCAACCAATACGGGATCCATGGCACGCCGGCGGCCTGGTCGTGGACCGTGAGCTCCAGGTCTCCTGTCACCAACGGCTGCGTGCGGATGCTGCACGAGCACGTGCGCAAGCTGTTTGATCTGGTGGAGGTTGGCACCCCGGTGATCGTCCAGCGCTAA
- a CDS encoding inorganic diphosphatase: protein MANIDHAPSRTMLNLLHVLPAFADQAELRLNAIVELNSMTINKYELITETGHLKLDRVGYSSLAYPFAYGCIPRTWDEDGDPLDIEIVNVTEPLVPGSLVEARIIGIMTFDDGGEVDDKVIAVLADDKRMDHITSYTQLGEQWLKETTYYWEHYKDLKKPGTCKVNGFLEPVEAVRIIQECEQRYLETIDAKLVN, encoded by the coding sequence ATGGCGAACATCGACCACGCTCCAAGCCGCACGATGCTCAACCTGCTGCACGTGCTGCCGGCCTTTGCCGATCAGGCCGAGCTGCGGCTCAACGCGATCGTGGAGCTCAACTCGATGACGATCAATAAATACGAGTTGATCACCGAGACCGGCCACCTCAAGCTCGACCGGGTTGGTTATTCCTCCCTGGCCTATCCCTTCGCCTACGGCTGCATCCCCCGCACCTGGGATGAGGATGGCGATCCCCTCGATATCGAGATTGTCAATGTCACCGAGCCCCTGGTGCCCGGTTCCCTGGTGGAGGCCCGCATCATCGGCATCATGACCTTCGATGACGGTGGCGAGGTGGACGACAAGGTGATTGCCGTGCTCGCCGACGACAAGCGCATGGACCACATCACCAGCTACACCCAGCTCGGCGAGCAGTGGCTCAAGGAAACCACCTACTACTGGGAGCACTACAAAGATCTCAAGAAGCCCGGCACCTGCAAGGTCAATGGTTTCCTGGAGCCTGTCGAGGCGGTGCGGATCATTCAGGAGTGTGAGCAGCGCTATCTCGAAACCATTGATGCCAAATTGGTCAATTGA
- a CDS encoding carboxypeptidase M32 has translation MAAAGSAFAQLHQHLHHTRLLGSISSALYYDQNTVMPAAGADWRGEQLALLAGELHERQSSAEFADLLAAAEAELGADGPPERRRNLELLRLELERQRSLDPQLVQALAKAQSRGNAIWQDARARNDFSAFAPALQELIALRRRQASQQVSAEPTARSPWEILAQPFEPDISKTRLEQLFAPLKAELPVLLEQVAAMGNPQPAADLPEALQEQLCAELLDSWGYDPQRCQRARSAHPFSCTLGPQDFRITTRVVPGQPLSAFLATAHEWGHSLYEQGLPRGDDHFFPWPLGEATSMGVHESQSLFWECRVARSQAFAERWHRRFQAGLGADPWGGARVFWRSLNPLAPGLIRVEADELSYCLHIVLRFELEVALLEQDMPVEDLPQQWNQRMQELLGIQPQTDSEGCLQDIHWAEGLFGYFPSYALGHLISAQLAEAMETDLGGAGAIAGAIAAGQEERLRSWLAMGVWPLGRAVNGEELVRQVSGRPLSAEPFLQYLKFKLELLQAPA, from the coding sequence ATGGCCGCAGCTGGTTCAGCCTTCGCCCAACTTCACCAGCACCTGCACCACACCCGCCTGCTGGGTTCGATCAGCAGCGCCCTCTACTACGACCAGAACACGGTGATGCCAGCGGCCGGGGCCGACTGGCGGGGAGAACAGTTGGCCCTGCTGGCTGGCGAGCTGCACGAGCGCCAGAGCAGCGCGGAATTTGCTGATCTCCTTGCCGCTGCTGAGGCCGAGCTAGGGGCCGATGGCCCGCCCGAGCGACGCCGCAACCTTGAGCTGCTGCGCCTGGAGCTGGAGCGCCAGCGCAGTCTTGACCCCCAGCTAGTCCAGGCCCTTGCCAAGGCCCAGTCCCGCGGCAATGCCATCTGGCAAGACGCGCGCGCCCGTAACGATTTTTCGGCCTTTGCCCCGGCCCTGCAGGAGCTGATTGCCCTGCGCCGCCGGCAGGCCAGCCAGCAGGTGTCCGCCGAACCAACGGCCCGCAGCCCCTGGGAAATCCTGGCCCAACCCTTTGAGCCAGACATCAGCAAAACCAGGCTGGAGCAGCTGTTTGCGCCCCTGAAAGCAGAGCTGCCGGTGCTGCTGGAGCAGGTGGCTGCCATGGGCAACCCCCAGCCCGCCGCCGATCTGCCCGAGGCTTTGCAGGAGCAGCTCTGCGCCGAACTCCTCGACAGCTGGGGCTACGACCCGCAGCGCTGCCAGCGCGCCCGCTCCGCTCACCCCTTCTCCTGCACCCTGGGTCCCCAGGACTTCCGCATCACCACCCGGGTGGTGCCAGGCCAGCCGCTCTCGGCCTTCCTGGCCACTGCGCACGAGTGGGGCCATTCGCTCTATGAGCAGGGCCTGCCTCGCGGCGATGACCACTTTTTCCCCTGGCCGCTTGGGGAGGCCACCTCGATGGGGGTGCATGAATCCCAGTCGCTCTTTTGGGAGTGCCGCGTCGCCCGCAGCCAGGCCTTCGCCGAGCGCTGGCACCGCCGTTTCCAGGCCGGTCTAGGTGCCGATCCCTGGGGAGGGGCCCGGGTCTTCTGGCGCAGCCTCAACCCGCTTGCTCCCGGCCTGATCCGGGTGGAGGCCGACGAGCTCAGCTACTGCCTCCACATCGTGCTGCGCTTTGAGCTGGAGGTGGCCCTACTCGAGCAGGACATGCCCGTGGAAGACCTCCCCCAGCAGTGGAACCAGCGGATGCAGGAGCTGCTGGGAATCCAGCCGCAGACTGACTCCGAGGGGTGTCTGCAAGATATTCATTGGGCAGAAGGTTTGTTTGGTTATTTCCCCAGTTACGCCCTCGGCCACCTGATCAGTGCCCAGCTGGCCGAGGCGATGGAGACCGATCTGGGCGGGGCCGGCGCCATTGCGGGAGCCATCGCCGCGGGCCAGGAGGAGCGGCTGCGCAGCTGGCTGGCCATGGGGGTCTGGCCCCTGGGCCGTGCGGTGAACGGGGAGGAGCTAGTTCGGCAGGTGAGCGGGCGCCCCCTCTCGGCCGAGCCATTCCTTCAATACCTCAAGTTCAAATTGGAGCTGCTCCAGGCCCCTGCATAG
- a CDS encoding UPF0175 family protein, translated as MAWSRGGVLQAPGVRAALATALFRDGELSLARAARVAERDVASFIAHLGRLGIPAIRLSAAESNADLDTLEQWLQSSSPTPAN; from the coding sequence TTGGCCTGGAGCAGGGGGGGCGTGCTGCAGGCACCGGGGGTACGAGCGGCACTGGCCACAGCCCTATTTCGCGATGGCGAGCTCTCGCTGGCGCGTGCAGCCCGTGTGGCTGAGAGGGATGTAGCCAGCTTCATCGCCCACCTCGGCCGCCTCGGCATCCCGGCGATTCGCCTGAGCGCTGCTGAATCCAACGCCGATCTCGACACCCTGGAGCAATGGCTGCAATCGTCATCGCCGACGCCAGCCAACTGA
- a CDS encoding DUF3368 domain-containing protein: MAAIVIADASQLIALARVGGLSWLQQLFTVVMVTEVVLAEVLTGRYPDTETPIRQALAAGWLQTVAIASTYPELPDLDEGEASSIRLALSRNGPALLLIDERFGRAVAQELGLSVAGTAAVIGLARQRGLIPSARQVFEALHASDFRIAPAVIQAVFDRCGD; the protein is encoded by the coding sequence ATGGCTGCAATCGTCATCGCCGACGCCAGCCAACTGATCGCCCTTGCCCGCGTAGGCGGGCTGAGCTGGCTGCAGCAACTGTTCACCGTAGTAATGGTCACCGAGGTGGTGCTAGCCGAGGTGCTCACGGGCCGATACCCCGACACGGAGACCCCGATCCGGCAGGCCCTGGCGGCTGGTTGGCTGCAGACCGTCGCCATTGCCTCCACATACCCGGAGCTGCCCGATCTCGATGAAGGGGAGGCGTCCAGCATCCGTCTGGCGCTGAGCCGCAACGGCCCGGCCCTGTTGCTGATCGATGAGCGCTTCGGACGGGCCGTGGCTCAGGAGCTGGGCCTCAGCGTAGCCGGCACCGCCGCCGTGATCGGCTTGGCCCGCCAACGCGGCCTGATCCCCTCAGCCCGGCAGGTATTTGAAGCACTCCATGCTAGCGATTTCCGCATTGCACCGGCGGTGATCCAGGCCGTATTTGATCGCTGTGGCGATTGA
- a CDS encoding type II toxin-antitoxin system VapC family toxin, which yields MVVVDASVLMEALLIDGPARARLADVNLQAPDQIDAELLTVLRRLVIAGRIPEQHALRALTTSQQLGMRRHVSRHLWPRAWEMRTNLTAYDALYVALAEQLGATLLTADARAARAPGLLCPVEVMTP from the coding sequence ATGGTGGTGGTGGATGCTTCGGTTCTGATGGAGGCACTGTTGATCGATGGCCCTGCGCGAGCCCGGCTTGCGGATGTCAATCTCCAGGCACCAGACCAGATTGATGCCGAGCTGCTCACGGTGCTGCGCCGCCTGGTGATAGCTGGTCGAATACCTGAGCAGCACGCCCTGCGAGCTCTGACCACCAGCCAGCAGCTCGGCATGCGTCGACATGTCAGCCGCCACCTATGGCCGCGGGCATGGGAAATGCGTACCAATCTCACCGCCTACGACGCGCTCTACGTCGCCCTAGCCGAACAGCTGGGAGCCACCCTGCTCACCGCCGACGCCCGTGCGGCGCGGGCTCCCGGCCTGCTTTGCCCCGTGGAAGTGATGACCCCATGA
- a CDS encoding type II toxin-antitoxin system Phd/YefM family antitoxin, producing the protein MERSIGAFEAKSQLSRLLRAVEHGEHFTITVRGKPVADLVPHQHHSSHGVALAIKAMQNLPLIRGVRDADVASFVAEGRH; encoded by the coding sequence ATGGAGCGTTCCATCGGCGCCTTTGAAGCCAAATCCCAGCTCTCGCGGCTGCTGCGGGCTGTGGAGCATGGCGAGCACTTCACGATCACTGTTCGAGGCAAGCCCGTGGCCGACTTGGTGCCCCACCAACATCACTCCAGCCATGGCGTGGCCCTAGCCATCAAGGCGATGCAGAATCTCCCGCTGATTCGCGGCGTCCGAGATGCCGACGTGGCGAGCTTCGTGGCGGAGGGGCGACATTGA
- a CDS encoding type II toxin-antitoxin system VapC family toxin, which yields MIDASMALAWIFEREQASDAERASRLLAACGEQAWWVPGLWHLEVANALVVAERRGVIAPSASDLFLARLSGLPICTEAEATRELQSRVIPLARSHNLSSYDATYLDLALRLSGTLASFDRRLIQSAADLGITIYQ from the coding sequence GTGATTGATGCCTCCATGGCCCTGGCCTGGATATTTGAACGTGAGCAAGCCAGTGATGCAGAAAGGGCCAGCAGACTCCTGGCCGCTTGTGGCGAGCAAGCCTGGTGGGTGCCGGGCCTCTGGCACCTTGAAGTGGCCAATGCGCTGGTGGTAGCCGAGCGGCGCGGTGTCATCGCCCCGAGTGCCAGCGATCTGTTCCTGGCCAGGCTCAGCGGCTTGCCGATCTGCACGGAAGCAGAGGCCACTAGGGAACTCCAATCCAGGGTGATCCCTCTGGCCCGTTCCCATAACCTCTCCAGTTATGACGCCACCTACCTGGACTTGGCACTCCGGCTAAGTGGAACCTTGGCCAGCTTTGATCGCCGGCTGATTCAATCAGCCGCAGACCTAGGGATAACCATCTACCAGTAA
- a CDS encoding HupE/UreJ family protein, which produces MKRFTAPLIATAAGAVMLLGTSPVLAHGGAAGGAIGGLTHPLLGLDHLFMLMAVGTAAALISARLLVWALAGAVLGAAIGLAGLNLSSAEVVAALSISAVAGMSLLAGKAVRTADAIGPLSIRGAGVGAVVGSGVAIHAMLHGLEAPQDGNTLIWWSGALLSSALVCAGTCLLLKKLPPALTKAAAITLIAIGGLLAIGQVGLLAG; this is translated from the coding sequence ATGAAACGCTTCACCGCCCCCCTTATCGCCACCGCAGCAGGTGCAGTCATGCTGCTGGGCACCAGTCCCGTCCTTGCCCATGGCGGCGCCGCTGGTGGGGCCATCGGTGGCTTAACCCACCCCTTGCTCGGCCTCGATCACCTGTTCATGTTGATGGCCGTGGGCACCGCCGCCGCCCTGATCTCTGCCCGCCTGCTGGTCTGGGCGCTAGCTGGGGCAGTGCTGGGCGCGGCCATCGGTCTGGCTGGCTTGAATCTTTCTTCTGCTGAAGTTGTGGCGGCACTTTCCATCTCTGCGGTGGCTGGAATGAGCCTGCTGGCAGGCAAGGCCGTCAGGACGGCCGACGCCATTGGGCCGCTCAGCATCAGGGGCGCAGGGGTTGGAGCAGTAGTTGGCTCAGGGGTTGCCATTCACGCCATGCTCCACGGCCTGGAGGCCCCGCAAGACGGCAATACCTTGATCTGGTGGAGTGGCGCCCTGCTCAGCTCTGCCCTGGTATGCGCTGGCACCTGCCTGCTCCTGAAGAAACTGCCCCCAGCCCTTACCAAGGCAGCAGCAATCACCTTGATTGCGATCGGAGGCCTACTTGCCATCGGCCAAGTTGGCCTTTTGGCCGGTTGA
- a CDS encoding phosphoribosyltransferase gives MQQQPPLWSNRYQAGLALAERLGSSHHCGSDTRVLALPRGGVPVAVALAGRLHLPVATWSVRKVADPQWPEVAIGAIAGQGVAVWRNGGEARRREEMARSHGWLQAEELELARRQRLFGDPVAQELQARDLIVVDDGIATGMTVKAALLALQQVQPRSLTLAVPVVDRAVAGELADLVDQLEAVAIVDQLAAVGMWFETFNQLSDQEVLELLESARNQLRRSASTSASPPD, from the coding sequence ATGCAGCAGCAGCCACCTCTTTGGTCCAACCGGTATCAGGCTGGCCTGGCCCTGGCGGAGCGGTTGGGATCCAGCCATCACTGCGGCAGCGACACCAGGGTGCTGGCCCTGCCGCGGGGCGGGGTGCCAGTGGCGGTGGCCCTGGCTGGGCGGCTGCACTTGCCAGTGGCGACCTGGTCTGTGCGCAAGGTGGCGGACCCCCAATGGCCGGAGGTGGCGATCGGAGCGATCGCTGGCCAGGGGGTGGCGGTTTGGCGCAATGGGGGGGAGGCGCGGCGCCGCGAGGAGATGGCCCGCTCCCATGGGTGGCTCCAGGCTGAGGAGCTGGAGTTGGCAAGGCGTCAGCGCCTGTTTGGTGATCCGGTGGCCCAGGAGCTGCAGGCACGGGATCTGATCGTTGTTGACGATGGCATCGCCACCGGCATGACGGTGAAGGCAGCCCTGCTGGCGTTGCAGCAGGTTCAACCCCGCAGCCTCACCTTGGCCGTGCCGGTGGTGGACCGCGCGGTGGCCGGGGAGTTGGCCGACCTGGTCGACCAGCTCGAAGCGGTGGCGATCGTCGACCAGCTCGCTGCGGTGGGGATGTGGTTTGAAACGTTTAACCAGCTCAGTGATCAGGAGGTGCTCGAGCTTCTTGAGTCGGCCCGGAATCAACTCAGGCGTTCTGCTTCCACCAGCGCCAGCCCTCCAGATTGA
- a CDS encoding LexA family transcriptional regulator: MDCDISSDPSSDLAGDLVWLGPLSQDQPPLLLPLALESVSAGFPSPADDYVEAVIDLNGVLMPRPSSSFLMRVDGDAMRGDGIHHGDLLVVDRSVAPRSGSTVVAVHQGGFVLRRLEGRPGQWRLVASDGTSPAIALQGEDPDLLIWGVVIHAVHHLTRSPGSAARAPAARSAQTRRPGSAA, encoded by the coding sequence ATGGATTGCGATATCTCTAGCGATCCCTCTAGCGATCTAGCTGGTGACCTGGTTTGGCTGGGCCCCCTCTCCCAGGATCAGCCTCCCCTGCTCCTGCCCCTGGCGCTGGAGTCGGTTTCCGCGGGATTCCCCAGCCCCGCCGACGATTACGTCGAGGCCGTGATCGATCTCAATGGGGTTCTGATGCCGCGCCCCAGTTCCAGCTTCCTGATGCGCGTGGATGGTGACGCCATGCGTGGCGATGGCATCCACCACGGTGATCTGTTGGTGGTTGACCGCAGCGTGGCTCCGCGCTCAGGTTCCACAGTGGTGGCAGTGCACCAGGGTGGCTTTGTGCTGCGTCGGCTGGAAGGGCGCCCGGGCCAGTGGCGGCTGGTGGCCAGTGATGGCACCAGCCCCGCGATCGCCCTCCAGGGGGAGGATCCCGATCTGCTGATCTGGGGTGTGGTGATCCATGCGGTACATCACCTCACCAGAAGCCCTGGGAGCGCAGCCAGAGCCCCAGCAGCGCGATCGGCACAAACACGGCGCCCAGGATCTGCAGCTTGA
- the arsS gene encoding arsenosugar biosynthesis radical SAM (seleno)protein ArsS (Some members of this family are selenoproteins.) → MKTHHLAFPPLRRGPLTTLQVNLGYRCNQACSHCHVDAGPTRTEAMDGDTLSLIPKVLAARGLGCLDLTGGAPELHPQFRELVVAARRLGVEVIDRCNLTILSEPGQEDLARFLAEQGVTVVASLPCYLAANVDLQRGSGVFARSIAALRQLNALGYGKPGGGPGLHLVYNPQGPALPPPQAQLEADYRRVLASEHGVVFTSLYALANMPIQRFASWLQARGQLEPYQELLQTRHRSENLEQVMCRSLISVDWQGWLFDCDFNQQLGLVTAPPSRPRPHLRDLLVHDPAGDPIAVADHCFGCTAGGGSSCAGALSQPPSL, encoded by the coding sequence TTGAAAACGCACCACCTGGCGTTTCCCCCACTCCGCCGCGGCCCCCTCACCACCCTGCAGGTGAACCTCGGCTACCGCTGCAATCAGGCCTGCAGCCACTGCCATGTGGATGCGGGGCCCACCCGCACCGAAGCGATGGATGGGGACACCCTGTCCCTGATCCCGAAGGTGCTGGCCGCCCGGGGCCTCGGCTGCCTGGACCTCACCGGTGGGGCGCCGGAGCTCCATCCCCAGTTCCGGGAGCTGGTGGTGGCGGCCCGGCGGCTGGGGGTCGAGGTGATCGATCGCTGCAACCTCACCATCCTTTCGGAGCCGGGTCAGGAGGATCTGGCCCGCTTCCTGGCAGAGCAGGGCGTCACGGTGGTGGCCTCCCTGCCCTGTTACTTGGCGGCCAACGTTGATCTTCAGCGGGGATCAGGCGTGTTTGCCCGCAGCATCGCGGCCCTGCGCCAGCTCAATGCCCTTGGCTACGGCAAGCCAGGCGGGGGGCCTGGCCTCCACCTCGTCTACAACCCCCAGGGCCCCGCCTTGCCTCCCCCCCAGGCCCAGCTGGAAGCCGATTACCGCCGGGTGCTGGCCAGCGAGCACGGGGTGGTGTTCACCAGCCTCTACGCCCTGGCCAACATGCCGATCCAGCGCTTTGCCAGCTGGCTCCAGGCGCGGGGCCAGCTGGAGCCCTACCAGGAGCTGTTGCAGACCCGCCACCGCAGCGAAAATCTCGAGCAGGTGATGTGCCGCTCCCTGATCAGCGTTGACTGGCAAGGCTGGCTGTTCGACTGTGACTTCAACCAGCAGCTGGGCCTGGTGACGGCCCCGCCCAGCCGGCCCCGGCCCCACCTGCGGGACCTCCTGGTCCACGATCCCGCCGGGGATCCGATTGCGGTGGCCGACCACTGTTTCGGCTGCACGGCCGGTGGGGGCTCCAGCTGTGCTGGTGCCCTCAGTCAGCCACCTAGTCTCTGA
- a CDS encoding Hepatitis C virus core protein: MLQQPPRGYVTLARLGLVANALAIPVGLAVILLDSWRTPNLVVGASAVLPTAVVGLVASIGLLKWRAWGQILAIVALAMALAVALPYGIVRLALLSEGRLVTALLSGLLWSATTAALVFWCRPCIRRYLI; this comes from the coding sequence ATGTTGCAGCAGCCCCCCCGCGGCTACGTCACCCTGGCCCGGCTGGGACTGGTGGCCAACGCCCTGGCCATACCGGTTGGCCTGGCGGTGATTCTGCTCGACAGCTGGCGCACGCCGAATCTCGTGGTTGGGGCGAGTGCGGTGCTGCCCACCGCGGTGGTGGGGCTGGTGGCCTCGATCGGCCTGCTGAAATGGCGCGCCTGGGGGCAAATCCTGGCGATCGTGGCCCTGGCCATGGCCCTGGCGGTGGCCCTGCCTTACGGCATCGTGCGCCTGGCCCTGTTGAGCGAGGGCAGGCTGGTGACGGCCCTGCTCTCTGGCCTGCTCTGGAGCGCCACTACTGCCGCCCTGGTGTTCTGGTGTCGGCCGTGCATCAGGCGCTACCTGATCTGA
- a CDS encoding DUF427 domain-containing protein, which translates to MQAQWNGRVIASSDDIVTVDGNAYFPLDSLDSSCIRPSSHTSVCGWKGTAHYYDLVVDGQVNANAVWFYPEPKQAAASILGRVAFWKGVQVG; encoded by the coding sequence ATGCAAGCCCAGTGGAATGGTCGGGTGATTGCCAGCAGTGATGACATCGTCACCGTGGATGGCAACGCCTACTTCCCCCTCGATTCGCTGGATTCCAGTTGTATTCGTCCTTCCAGTCACACCTCGGTGTGCGGTTGGAAGGGCACGGCCCATTACTACGACCTGGTGGTGGACGGTCAGGTGAATGCCAACGCCGTTTGGTTCTATCCGGAGCCCAAGCAGGCCGCCGCCTCCATTTTGGGCCGGGTTGCCTTCTGGAAGGGGGTGCAGGTCGGCTGA